Sequence from the Nasonia vitripennis strain AsymCx chromosome 5, Nvit_psr_1.1, whole genome shotgun sequence genome:
GATGACCTTCGCCTAGAGCGCGGTTTGTCGCTACGCCTCTAATCCTATTTTTGTAGGAATACGTTGTGGTGGGAAATACTGCTTCTTGCGGCTGCTACGATGACGATGCTCGCGAGTGTCTCACGTATGTGTGTTTCATGTGGTCCGTGAATACCAAGGTACAGGACTACCCCATTATCATTGCTTATTTTGGATCCAAGATGCTCCAATTTACGGTACAAATTCAAATGAAGAAGTACAAGAGTTCATTTTAAAACACATAACATGTCATATTCCAGATAAACAGGTTTCGCCAGAACTTCATCGTCGCATCTTAGCCTATCAACAACACAAACACAATAATTACTGTATGCGAAAGAAACAGTCAAAAACTGGGTTTGTAAGTGCTTGTCGATTCGGATTTCCTCGTCCAGTAactgatagaataattttaagaGACGTATCTATTCCTATTGCGAATCgaaacaaattgaaaaataaatctcgTTTTTACGATCTACCTCAGACAAAAGATGAACAAAATGTTAATGATTGCATGCCTAGTCTCTTACTTATTTGGGAAGGAAATAATGATGCTCAATATATTGGAGAATCATCTTATTTATTGACCAAATACGTTAGCAAATATGGAACCAAAGGTGAAAAGAGCAAATTAGATTTTGCAGATATACAATCAAACAAACTTTTGTATAACCGTCTGTGGGCTTTTGCTGTACGTGACTTACAACATAGAGAATATGGAGCGATTGAAGCTGCTGATGTTTTGCTAGGGCATCCATTGCACAGTACTGATCCcgatacaattattaaatagCTGAATGTTAATATAAGGGgtaaaaaactaaaaccatttaatgaaataaaagaACTTCCAGAAGATtcaacagatatattttataattcatTCATAGATAATCATTACCCTAACAGATCAAAGAAATTAGAATCATTATGTTTATATGATTTTGCCAAGTGGTTTGAGATTTCGAAGACGAAACCAATTTACAAAGCAGAGTATTACGAAatgccaaataaattatattgtaaaaaacgCAAGAAaccttatttaataaattactatCAGTTCAATCCAAAAACTCAGCCAGAAGCCTACTACCATGCTTTGTTACTATTATTTAAACCGTGGAGGGATCTAGATGAATTAAAAGGTTCCGACGGAACGTACTGCGAAGCTTTTAGAAAACAACAGCATGATTTAGCACAAGCGATGAAGTACCATGATAAATGTGCAACACTGCAAGAAGCTATGgataatatgaataaattaattcaaaatGAACTTGATCAAATTGAAACAGATATGCCTAAAAACTCATCTCATATACCTGATGGTTGTGTACCTATTGAAGTTGAAAACGCtatgaatgattttcaagctgtTGTAGAAAAAGTTATTGTTAGTGAGCAAGACCTACAAAATTCGATTGTCAAATTTAATACAAATCTGCTGAGGGTTTTTAACAGAATAACTTCAGTTATAcaatcaaataattaaatattaagaATGTTTATAAGTGGTCCTGGAGGAACGGGAAAGAGTTTTgtcattgaaaatttagtttccTGGAATAAAATTAAGCTAAGATTACAGCTAAGTATAAAGAATTATTTGGAGCAGCTTTAAAACAAATAAGGCAAACATTACAGAACgttgaattattattgatgAAATATCAATGGTATCGAATATTACTTTCATGTATATTCATTTGCGTTTAACTGAGATATTTGATACATCTGATAATGACGATGGATGGTTTGGTGGCTTTAACGTCCTTGTTTTTGGCGATTTGTTGCAGCTTCCCCCAGTTCGTGAAGATTTTGTATTTGTCGGAATgaacaaaaaacaaattgataaatatataaaatcgatgattaccctagtggaaatggattgtgtgccaaagtgtgccaaattgtgccatagtgtgcgataatgttccaaagtgttcaaattcggaaatttattGCACTTTGGCATATCTTGgtatactttggcacactctggcacactttggcacattttgacacacatgggtttttcggaaattgaggacttagaaaatttttgtacgaAATCTGGAAAACTTGTATTCCCGACGGATTCCCCTGTTGAGGCATGTTTTTCCAACATTTACGGCGGACAGTAGCTTTAAGGCAATTACgggcaattgttaattaatattgtaaagTAAAAAGTACTAAccccgataacatgatgtcggcCGAATGACGGCACTGAGACTGCacggaatgggccacgcgtgacgtccaggtacccctgctccgggacacggaaatgacggcattgtgctgagcactttttattaattatattattatgactactctttcatgactaccgaatttatagcagcctgccAGTTTCGCGCCTtacacgaaataagcggcgaatatcAGTGTTGTTAAACGTTGTTACAataacttgcaactttattaacatcaacaGCTGCTCGCAGTACATAAGGACACAATCAGCTATGACTTGTAGcaagtgttcgtggtcgagTGGTAAAGTGCCAGCCTGCTAACTGAAAGGTTAAGGGTTCGATCCCCGctcgggtataatttttttcttttttcttaatttaagtgccggcACGATGCTGGTACCGCGTGCCAACATTGTGCTGAtcacaatgccgtcatttccGTGTCCCGGAGCAGAGGTATctggacgtcacgcgtggcccattccgtGCAGTCTCCGTGCCGTCATTCGgccgacatcatgttatcggggTATCTGAAGCTGCTTGAAGTAcatgaatttaaatttttgtattaactgtAACGAGTACTTGTGGGTCAGTGGTAGACCTTCAGCTTACTAACCGAAAGGATCCGGGTTCAAGTCTTACCGACGctagaattttcttttttttttattaaattatttattgttacgtTCTATAACTGTGACTTCAAGCTCTACGCGTGTCGTCGATATGACGGCATCGTGCAGTGGCAATGTTTTGGCGCGCGGGCGGAGGGATATATCTCACTGTACCGAAGTGtaccaaagtgtgccaaagtgtgccaaagtgtgccaaaatgtgccatagtgtgccaaagtgtaataaagtgtgccaTGCTGTGCCATAccgtgccaaactgtgctatactgtgccatactttgtcaaaaaagagatgtttgtttccgaaaaacccatgtgtgtcaaagtgtgccaaagtgcagcaattttccgaatttgaacactttgaCACATTTTTGTCACagtatggcacactttggcacactttgaaacactttagcatactttgccacactttggcacacctaattatttccactagggagGTTCTCTGATGAAAATATCTAGCTGGATATCCATGTCGATTATCCGCATAGATATTCAAGAGGAATCTCTTCCGCTTTCCCTTGCTGccaatattaatttattgttttttttttttttattattacagaCACCTTCACCAAAGAAAGATACCTGTCCACCTAATACAGATGGAAATTTATCTGTCGAGAATCATGAACTAGAAGCATCTGGGTCCGAGGAGTTACAGAAGTTGCAGGCCGATACACAAGAGGAAAAAAGTTTATCAAAGACGGAAAAGAAACGGCCCAAGAGCTGTTCATCTGATGCTGATCATGATAAAGACGAGATGAAGCAGCCCTCTGCCAAAAAGCTTAAAGTAAATGATGACGACCAGAAAATCGAAATCGGACATGGCGTCAAGCTGTCGACAACCGTCATCGAGAAGCTGAGAAAAACGGATTTGCGGCATCTCCTTTTAGATTTGACGAACGCGCTGTTTACTCTAGAAGATTTTTGCAAAAGTTCCATGAGTGGCAAACGTGGTCGTTTATCAGAAACAGCCAAGCCGGAACTAGATTTGACAAGGAGACAAGCTATCATAAGtaagattattgttttattttttatttcatcaaaaattttatttcattataataataaatatgcatttatatttatatatttttcaggCTGTGCTGCTAGTATTTTAACCtcggaaaaaagagaggataTTGAGAAAAATCTCAAAACCATTCTCTCAAACAAGTGCAAAAATGCTGCGAAAGacataaagaagaaaaatacatAAGTTTATGTTTCAGACGTATAGttatatatcattttttaaatagctattttttttatttgcaggtcttattttttatagtatatTTGTATACTCGAAAGTTGAGAGTATACTCTAAAATTAGGAGTATACTGTCAAGTGCGGGGTGTACTCTCAAATTAGGTGTATACTCTCATTCGAGGGTCCGAATTCACCCCCAATTtcagagttttttttttttttgagtgaTTTGGGAGTTTTTTCGAAGCTTCTCCTCGATCCGGCGAACCCTCTTCTGCGCAGACCGCGGGCTTCTTGGCTTCGCGCGTCGTCGGCGGTATTCCTCCAAGTCGACCTTGACTGCCTCGCTGTTGACGATGCGGGGCTTGGTTGGAGCTGCTGATGATGGTGGTGAAGGAGGAGGCGTAAGGCTCTCCTGTGCGAGTGTCGGTGCAGGAGCCGGTGGCACGCTTACCGCGCGTGGTGCAGGTGCTTCACCTGTGCGAGGTGGCGGCGGAGTTGTGGAGTCGCACTGCACGGCACGGCCGAACGGCATGCGTACCCCGCGCGACTTCCACGTGTGCGCTAGACGCGCACGCTCCGCCGCCGACCTTGGCGTGATGACGCGATCTCCGGGGTAGCTCGTCTCTTGTCCTAACGGGACAGTCTGAACCAAAACGTCCACCCCGGAGATGAGGTTGCGTGGATAAACCACGAAGTTGCGCTTAAGTTGCACTGAGCGCTTAAATGTGCGGCCCATGGCTGATTTTTCTAAGGCACTTAAATTACGACTGTCGAAAAACTGACTGCGTCAGCCTAGCACGAGCCTTTTTATGGGGAAAGCTGGAGCAGCTCCGAAAGAGGAGAAATGACAATGTTgtcatatttttgaattttcccgctTCTCACGTATACCTAAAATCTTAGGTTCGCTGAGAAAGTGACGTGGCAACGCTATGCATGTAGTGAGAGAGGGGGAACTCGCGGCTTTGCCGGCACGAGTTGTGTTGCCGCGTGAGAGTggggaaagagaaaaagacggACCATAGCTCCTCTCTGGGGGGTTGCTCTCCGCTCATATACGATAAACAAGTTTATCGTGTACGTTCCGCGATGACGATTGCAGTGCCACAGTATGCGAAATGGGTAGTAGTttgcgcgggaaattcaaaatttggACAAAAAAAATAGTCAAAAAATGCTAGAAAGAAtgtaatgaatttttataaaatatataaagttatttcattgttattaaatattcttatattaaaataaaggtaattcctaaagaaaataattattttttagaacTTTTATTCATAAATGAGTACTAGTTTGtacaaaatacaattttaatataattttgtacaaCCGAAATACAAACTCTGCTTCTCCAAAATATTAGCTTAAAAATCtcttattataaaataatagttaTTCATATTCAGGATCTAGATACTCTGTGTTATACTCGATATCTTTGTCAATCTCTAAGTCTTCGGTAGCATTTTCAACTTGTGGACCTGTTCTAAGCTGCATAAATGCAGCAGCGATATCAGTATACAGCTTTTCCATTGCACTTGTAATTTGTGCAAATCCTGTTTCCAGGAttacattttgattttgaaagcACTGGAGTAATCCTGttgataaatttgaaataatgaGATTACTCTCTTTGACCATCTCTAACTGGTACTCAAGCCCATCtaaaaaatcaaatgaaaaaaattaattaactatCACAGAAtaatgttataaaaaatatttgattgtaagtaaatattagaaaaaataccttgtttttttattttagttggGGGTTCGTCTCTAGTCAAATCAATGCTCTTTCTTTGAGTACTAGTCAGAAAAGACCTCGAGGAATCATAGTCTGGTTCGTAATCTCCTTGACGAGATTTTGATGGAGCATATTGGCTATTATCAACAGGATTATTATAGGTGGATTGATGAGGTGAAGACTGAGCAATATCTTGACGTCTAGTCAAAGAAGCAACACTGTTTGCTTGTTGATGAACAGAGTTTCTTGGATGAAATTCAGGTATACACATAGCCCGTAGTATTTTCTTGTCAGTTTCATTCAGTTGGGTGCTGCTGATACCGATATCAATATCATCATTAGCTTCTCTGGCAGTGCGCACCAGATGATCCCATgtctaaaaattaaaaaatgtaatgtaCGCGCAATTCATTATATTCAAAATGATGCATAAACCGTACTTACAGTTTGCCAACTTTCAACTGAGCGATGTGGGCCTATAGCATTGAGGTTGTCAGCTAATTCGTTCCACTTCTCACGAACAACTTCCTGGGTACGCTCATTATCTTGTGCGAATGCTTGGTTTCTTTCCATGTAAGATACCAGGAACATTATCTGCACCTTGTTTGATCGTTGCTTGGTTctgcaaaatataaaaagttattagaattagaaataattattgatgAAAGCTGTAATTTATGATTTTCATCAACAATTTTGGCTTGACGTTAACCATAAGAGTTCAAATGAATCTTATTAGTTAAATATAAGCATGTGATTTATTCACACTGTTTATTCCctttatttattgatattgaagttaatatgaataaaaattatatgtcGGTGACTgcaaataagaaaaatttcaaataagtaATGCAATAATTTGCAGTAGCATGTGCTTGAAGGTTATGAAAAAGACACTACTGTATTCATAGTGTGTTCATATACGCACGCGTGACCGCGAATGAAAACCAAAATAAACGCATCAGTCACTACTCCAAAACACATAATGtgaattggaggttatttttTACTTCTGAAAGTATAGTAACTAAGTGtagatataaataaactaagtgTAGATAAAAGggtgataaaatatttataatactgAAACATCTAGTGCATGCTGCAAAACATGAATGTGGCTTTGCTTCTTTTTAATATCAATCAGAATGAAGTTGATTTACGAGAAAGACGTCAAAAAAGAGCAGCGTTTAGAAGAATCAAATTGGAAAGGAAAGTCTTCAGAGATCGTTCAAACCCTTTTAATCTCGAAGAAGAGCATTTCAGACAATTATACAGGTTAGATTAAGTTCCTGATTATCATACCCTTACCAAATATATAAAGAAAGTTTTATGAAAGAATGTTCGTGACATATATTGATTACGCTGactaaatattatattatttatgtaGAATGACACCTGCTTTGGCTTTGGATCTCATTAGAATATTACAAGATGGTATCAACGATCAAGGTGTATCTTACATCCCTGTGCATTTGCAAGTCCTTGCAGCTTTGCAGTTCTTTGCTCAAGGTGGTTACCAAAATGGGATAAGCCAGAACTACAGACATCCTCTTGGTAGATCAACATTTAGTCGCTGTTTGCATAGAGTGGTGCGTGCTTTATCATGGATAGCTGATGACTGGATCACATTTCCAGAAAGCAGAGAGGAAAGACAGCAAGTTAGCAACGGGTAAAACATCTCAAAGCCATAAGTTTCCAAGTAAATGTCTGAGTTTAGTTTTCTGTTCTATGATAAGTTTTCTCTCATTAATTTCTTTCAGATTCAGGCAacatcaagtggcgcgggagcgccacgaaggcgagtttgagaagcagacgacgcctcggcgcccgtgacactatttacttctatattggtctctcgaattttcaattaaggaaataaattatttatcattcatgtaaccagctaattttgataaatgtttatactggtatgccaaactatgattttaaaccaaaatatcagcaataaaccagctttaacataataaacaagtatgcaggtgaacaaaaatgctgaaatcacttgcttaatttttcttcagcccaaaaagtggtaagaccgttaagttagctgcgtgcagtttgaccgagtggttagactgtgaagttggccgcacaagctattgagcctacattgtctgctcctctgcttgaattataaatgtgtgctccgtagtattcggtgttttggtgtaaaaatctttcaaggaaggtgtctagataaatagggtaactgatgacgacgtctaggtggtgcgctccgtgatttttggtgtttagataaataaatcatacgaggacggcatctaggtgtacagggcggccgatggcgaggtctaggtagttcgcaccgtggtttttggtgtctaggtgttgaaataattcgagggcggtacctaggtgtacagggtggccgatgacgaggtctaggtagttcgctccgtggcttttggtgttgaaataattcgagggcggtgtctaggtgtacagggtggccgatgacgagttctaggtagttcgctccgtggtttttggtgtctaggtgtaaaaatcatttgaacgcggtgtccaggtgtacagggtggccgatgacgaggtctaggtcatgcgctccgtggcttttggtgttgaaataattcgagggcggtgtctaggtgtacagggtggccgatgacgaggtctaggtagtttgctccgtggtttttggtgtctaggtgtaaaaatcacttgaacgcggtgtccaggtgtacagggtggccgatgacgaggtctaggtcgtgcgcttcgtggtttttggtgtctaggtaaataaatcatacgatgacggcgtctaggtgtacagggtgtccgataacgaggtctggatagttcgcgccgtgggttttggtgt
This genomic interval carries:
- the LOC100680194 gene encoding uncharacterized protein LOC100680194 — its product is MCLQTYRNRTKQRSNKVQIMFLVSYMERNQAFAQDNERTQEVVREKWNELADNLNAIGPHRSVESWQTTWDHLVRTAREANDDIDIGISSTQLNETDKKILRAMCIPEFHPRNSVHQQANSVASLTRRQDIAQSSPHQSTYNNPVDNSQYAPSKSRQGDYEPDYDSSRSFLTSTQRKSIDLTRDEPPTKIKKQDGLEYQLEMVKESNLIISNLSTGLLQCFQNQNVILETGFAQITSAMEKLYTDIAAAFMQLRTGPQVENATEDLEIDKDIEYNTEYLDPEYE
- the LOC116417827 gene encoding uncharacterized protein LOC116417827 encodes the protein MLQNMNVALLLFNINQNEVDLRERRQKRAAFRRIKLERKVFRDRSNPFNLEEEHFRQLYRMTPALALDLIRILQDGINDQGVSYIPVHLQVLAALQFFAQGGYQNGISQNYRHPLGRSTFSRCLHRVVRALSWIADDWITFPESREERQQVSNG